From one Lolium rigidum isolate FL_2022 chromosome 4, APGP_CSIRO_Lrig_0.1, whole genome shotgun sequence genomic stretch:
- the LOC124707992 gene encoding phytosulfokine receptor 2-like, with the protein MATYCCLPLLFLAFFLPAASSETTPCHPDDLHALRAFAGNLTGGGAPLRAAWSGASCCGWEGVGCDAASGRVTALRLPGRGLAGLIPGASLAELDHLSFLDLSGNSLAGERNRRTLDEEPNTITGTNNTVVSGNTNVLSGNDNVVMCGSNNTVSGSNNTVVRGCDNVVAGSNQIVRGSNHVVSENNNIVSGDDNNVSGSFCTVSGNHNTVSGSNNTVSGSYHTVSGSNKVVTGG; encoded by the exons ATGGCCACGTACTGTTGCCTGCCGCTGCTCTTCCTGGCGTTCTTCTTGCCGGCTGCGAGCAGCGAGACGACGCCGTGCCACCCCGACGACCTCCACGCGCTGCGGGCCTTCGCTGGGAACCTCACCGGCGGTGGCGCCCCCCTCCGCGCCGCGTGGTCCGGCGCCTCGTGCTGCGGCTGGGAAGGTGTGGGCTGCGACGCCGCGAGCGGCCGCGTCACGGCACTGCGGCTCCCCGGCCGCGGCCTTGCGGGGCTCATCCCAGGAGCATCCTTGGCGGAGCTCGACCACCTTTCCTTCCTAGATCTCTCCGGTAACTCGTTGGCTGGCGAG CGTAACCGCAGAACCCTCGACGAAGAACCAAACACAATAACCGGCACCAACAACACCGTCGTATCCGGAAACACCAACGTTCTCTCCGGGAACGACAACGTTGTCATGTGCGGGAGCAACAACACCGTGTCCGGAAGCAACAACACCGTCGTAAGAGGGTGCGACAATGTTGTGGCCGGGAGCAACCAAATCGTACGTGGGAGCAACCATGTCGTGTCCGAGAACAACAATATCGTCTCCGGGGACGACAACAATGTGTCCGGGAGCTTCTGTACCGTGTCCGGGAACCACAATACGGTATCTGGGAGCAACAATACCGTCTCTGGGAGCTACCATACCGTATCTGGGAGCAACAAGGTCGTCACAGGGGGTTAA
- the LOC124707991 gene encoding phytosulfokine receptor 2-like encodes MAKCCLLLLFLAFLLPAASSETPCHPDDLDALRAFVGNLSDGGVLLRAAWSGASCCRWEGVGCDAASGRVTALWLPERGLAGLIPGASLAELAQLEELFLDSNSFVGAVPNALFGLARLRKLSLASNELDGELSPRVRELRHLALLDLSGNRFSGSLPDVFTDLTSLEHFAAHSNGFSGPLPPSLSSLSSLRELNLRNNRLVGTIPSWIGELDHLSFLDLSHNSLVGEVPKSLQIRLEGLSTAPFTNMPLFRRTLDEEPNTITGTNNTVVSGNTNVLSGNDNVVMCGSNNTMSGSNNTVVRGCDNVVAGSNQVVRGSNHVVSENNNIVSGDDNNVSGSFCTVSGNHNTVSGSNNTVSGSYHTVSGSNKVVTGG; translated from the coding sequence ATGGCGAAGTGCTGCCTGCTGCTGCTCTTCCTGGCGTTCCTCCTGCCGGCGGCGAGCAGCGAGACACCGTGCCACCCCGATGACCTCGACGCGCTGCGGGCCTTcgtcgggaacctcagcgacgggGGCGTCCTCCTCCGCGCCGCGTGGTCCGGCGCCTCGTGCTGCCGCTGGGAAGGAGTAGGCTGCGACGCCGCAAGCGGCCGCGTCACGGCGCTGTGGCTCCCCGAGCGCGGCCTTGCGGGGCTCATCCCAGGAGCATCCTTGGCGGAACTCGCGCAGCTCGAGGAGCTCTTCCTCGACTCCAACTCTTTCGTGGGAGCTGTCCCCAACGCACTCTTCGGCCTCGCGAGGCTACGTAAGCTCTCCCTCGCATCCAACGAGCTCGACGGCGAGCTGAGCCCACGCGTCCGTGAGCTCAGACACCTCGCCTTGTTGGATTTGTCCGGCAACCGCTTTTCCGGCAGCCTCCCGGACGTGTTCACCGACCTCACCTCGCTGGAGCATTTCGCCGCGCACTCCAACGGTTTCTCGGGGCCATTGCCACCTTCCCTCTCATCACTGTCATCTCTCCGTGAGCTCAACCTCCGCAACAACAGGCTGGTCGGCACCATCCCGTCCTGGATCGGCGAGCTTGAccacctttccttcttggaccTCTCCCATAATTCCTTGGTTGGCGAGGTACCCAAGAGTTTGCAGATACGACTCGAGGGCCTCTCCACCGCCCCTTTCACTAACATGCCATTGTTCCGAAGAACACTCGACGAAGAACCAAACACAATAACCGGCACCAACAACACCGTCGTGTCCGGAAACACCAACGTTCTCTCCGGGAACGACAACGTTGTCATGTGCGGGAGCAACAACACCATGTCCGGGAGCAACAACACCGTCGTGAGAGGGTGCGACAATGTCGTGGCCGGGAGCAACCAGGTCGTACGTGGGAGCAACCATGTCGTCTCCGAGAACAACAATATCGTCTCCGGGGACGACAACAATGTGTCCGGGAGCTTCTGTACCGTGTCCGGGAACCACAATACGGTATCTGGGAGCAACAATACCGTCTCTGGGAGCTACCATACCGTATCTGGGAGCAACAAGGTCGTCACAGGGGGCTGA